The proteins below come from a single Xyrauchen texanus isolate HMW12.3.18 chromosome 1, RBS_HiC_50CHRs, whole genome shotgun sequence genomic window:
- the LOC127650023 gene encoding iroquois-class homeodomain protein IRX-6-like isoform X1, whose translation MVTKAAAMSFSQFGYPYNATSQYFVSANTSTTCCDSISRSVTEGSSASQTAASFCCPSYENRLLASTRTELNAALGMYGSPYAAAAAAAGQNYANYFPYSADPSAFYSSLNPQYDIKEGSGSLHSTITQPAAYYPYEHSLGQYQYDRYGTVEFNGSTRRKNATRETTSTLKTWLYEHRKNPYPTKGEKIMLAIITKMTLTQVSTWFANARRRLKKENKMTWSPKNKAGDDRKEHLNKTDTDSITKDSKDCKDEQDLQFSDLDEIEDEDSDKLDSDCEKSCQDDLPTSSPLKRDCNPDLPRHSNFASFSCGLKNLGLVNPDYPDPLGSKTQQQQPSPQSTSISTVALSHFEASEKPRIWSLARTAAAGVVLSTQHGGDLRTGPADCQMQGVRLPTVGGGQSVDLINTESLYQEGLQGIHKAYSSGSFKTLQLHSSSYPILTESCQYSSIEGFPSTGKIETEPTELSDTCPALQDTKTTTFRSVMKRTAEMAINTGIFSMIYIMHYGTEAKKN comes from the exons ATGGTAACAAAAGCAGCAGCTATGTCTTTCTCGCAGTTTGGATACCCTTACAATGCAACTTCTCAG TATTTCGTGTCGGCAAACACCAGTACGACTTGCTGCGATTCGATTTCCAGGTCTGTGACTGAAGGATCGAGCGCGTCTCAGACAGCAGCCTCCTTCTGCTGTCCCTCCTATGAGAACCGGCTGCTGGCGAGCACACGGACAGAGCTCAACGCCGCGCTCGGGATGTACGGCTCTCCATACGCAGCAGCTGCGGCCGCAGCCGGTCAGAACTACGCCAACTACTTTCCGTACAGCGCCGACCCCTCGGCTTTCTATTCAAGCTTG AACCCACAATATGATATCAAAGAGGGATCTGGAAGTCTTCATAGCACTATAACCCAACCTGCTGCCTACTATCCATATGAACACTCACTGGGACAGTACCAGTATGACAG GTATGGGACAGTTGAGTTTAATGGTTCAACACGGAGAAAGAACGCCACACGTGAGACAACGAGCACTCTTAAAACGTGGCTTTATGAACACCGGAAAAACCCATATCCTACAAAGGGTGAGAAGATCATGCTGGCCATCATCACCAAAATGACTCTCACACAAGTGTCAACCTGGTTTGCCAATGCTAGAAGGagattaaagaaagagaataaGATGACCTGGTCCCCCAAAAACAAAGCAGGGGATGACAGGAAAGAACACCTCAACAAGACTGACACTGACAGCATTACCAAAG ATTCCAAAGATTGTAAGGATGAGCAGGACCTGCAGTTCAGTGACCTGGATGAAATTGAGGACGAGGACAGTGACAAGCTGGACAGTGACTGTGAGAAATCGTGTCAGGATGACCTCCCGACTTCCTCCCCTCTAAAGAGAGACTGTAACCCTGACCTCCCTCGCCATTCTAACTTTGCATCTTTTTCCTGTGGCCTGAAGAATTTGGGGCTTGTAAACCCTGACTACCCGGATCCTCTGGGCTCTAAAACACAGCAGCAGCAGCCATCACCTCAGTCCACCTCCATAAGTACTGTGGCACTCTCTCACTTTGAGGCTTCAGAGAAGCCCCGGATCTGGTCACTGGCACGCACAGCTGCTGCAGGGGTTGTTTTAAGCACGCAGCATGGAGGAGATTTGCGGACTGGGCCTGCAGACTGTCAGATGCAGGGAGTCAGGTTGCCCACAGTCGGAGGAGGGCAGAGTGTTGACCTAATCAATACTGAAAGCCTTTACCAGGAAGGGCTGCAGGGGATACATAAGGCTTACAGTAGTGGAAGCTTCAAGACCCTCCAGTTACACTCTTCGTCCTATCCTATACTGACAGAATCCTGCCAGTACTCCTCAATAGAAG GCTTTCCCAGCACTGGGAAGATAGAGACAGAACCCACAGAGCTCAGTGACACATGTCCAGCACTGCAGGATACTAAGACCACTACATTCAGATCTGTGATGAAGAG GACTGCAGAAATGGCAATAAACACTGGGATATTTTCTATGATCTACATTATGCACTATGGAACGGAAGCAAAGAAGAACTAA
- the LOC127650023 gene encoding iroquois-class homeodomain protein IRX-6-like isoform X3, with the protein MQLLRSVTEGSSASQTAASFCCPSYENRLLASTRTELNAALGMYGSPYAAAAAAAGQNYANYFPYSADPSAFYSSLNPQYDIKEGSGSLHSTITQPAAYYPYEHSLGQYQYDRYGTVEFNGSTRRKNATRETTSTLKTWLYEHRKNPYPTKGEKIMLAIITKMTLTQVSTWFANARRRLKKENKMTWSPKNKAGDDRKEHLNKTDTDSITKDSKDCKDEQDLQFSDLDEIEDEDSDKLDSDCEKSCQDDLPTSSPLKRDCNPDLPRHSNFASFSCGLKNLGLVNPDYPDPLGSKTQQQQPSPQSTSISTVALSHFEASEKPRIWSLARTAAAGVVLSTQHGGDLRTGPADCQMQGVRLPTVGGGQSVDLINTESLYQEGLQGIHKAYSSGSFKTLQLHSSSYPILTESCQYSSIEGFPSTGKIETEPTELSDTCPALQDTKTTTFRSVMKRTAEMAINTGIFSMIYIMHYGTEAKKN; encoded by the exons ATGCAACTTCTCAG GTCTGTGACTGAAGGATCGAGCGCGTCTCAGACAGCAGCCTCCTTCTGCTGTCCCTCCTATGAGAACCGGCTGCTGGCGAGCACACGGACAGAGCTCAACGCCGCGCTCGGGATGTACGGCTCTCCATACGCAGCAGCTGCGGCCGCAGCCGGTCAGAACTACGCCAACTACTTTCCGTACAGCGCCGACCCCTCGGCTTTCTATTCAAGCTTG AACCCACAATATGATATCAAAGAGGGATCTGGAAGTCTTCATAGCACTATAACCCAACCTGCTGCCTACTATCCATATGAACACTCACTGGGACAGTACCAGTATGACAG GTATGGGACAGTTGAGTTTAATGGTTCAACACGGAGAAAGAACGCCACACGTGAGACAACGAGCACTCTTAAAACGTGGCTTTATGAACACCGGAAAAACCCATATCCTACAAAGGGTGAGAAGATCATGCTGGCCATCATCACCAAAATGACTCTCACACAAGTGTCAACCTGGTTTGCCAATGCTAGAAGGagattaaagaaagagaataaGATGACCTGGTCCCCCAAAAACAAAGCAGGGGATGACAGGAAAGAACACCTCAACAAGACTGACACTGACAGCATTACCAAAG ATTCCAAAGATTGTAAGGATGAGCAGGACCTGCAGTTCAGTGACCTGGATGAAATTGAGGACGAGGACAGTGACAAGCTGGACAGTGACTGTGAGAAATCGTGTCAGGATGACCTCCCGACTTCCTCCCCTCTAAAGAGAGACTGTAACCCTGACCTCCCTCGCCATTCTAACTTTGCATCTTTTTCCTGTGGCCTGAAGAATTTGGGGCTTGTAAACCCTGACTACCCGGATCCTCTGGGCTCTAAAACACAGCAGCAGCAGCCATCACCTCAGTCCACCTCCATAAGTACTGTGGCACTCTCTCACTTTGAGGCTTCAGAGAAGCCCCGGATCTGGTCACTGGCACGCACAGCTGCTGCAGGGGTTGTTTTAAGCACGCAGCATGGAGGAGATTTGCGGACTGGGCCTGCAGACTGTCAGATGCAGGGAGTCAGGTTGCCCACAGTCGGAGGAGGGCAGAGTGTTGACCTAATCAATACTGAAAGCCTTTACCAGGAAGGGCTGCAGGGGATACATAAGGCTTACAGTAGTGGAAGCTTCAAGACCCTCCAGTTACACTCTTCGTCCTATCCTATACTGACAGAATCCTGCCAGTACTCCTCAATAGAAG GCTTTCCCAGCACTGGGAAGATAGAGACAGAACCCACAGAGCTCAGTGACACATGTCCAGCACTGCAGGATACTAAGACCACTACATTCAGATCTGTGATGAAGAG GACTGCAGAAATGGCAATAAACACTGGGATATTTTCTATGATCTACATTATGCACTATGGAACGGAAGCAAAGAAGAACTAA
- the LOC127650023 gene encoding iroquois-class homeodomain protein IRX-6-like isoform X4 → MVTKAAAMSFSQFGYPYNATSQNPQYDIKEGSGSLHSTITQPAAYYPYEHSLGQYQYDRYGTVEFNGSTRRKNATRETTSTLKTWLYEHRKNPYPTKGEKIMLAIITKMTLTQVSTWFANARRRLKKENKMTWSPKNKAGDDRKEHLNKTDTDSITKDSKDCKDEQDLQFSDLDEIEDEDSDKLDSDCEKSCQDDLPTSSPLKRDCNPDLPRHSNFASFSCGLKNLGLVNPDYPDPLGSKTQQQQPSPQSTSISTVALSHFEASEKPRIWSLARTAAAGVVLSTQHGGDLRTGPADCQMQGVRLPTVGGGQSVDLINTESLYQEGLQGIHKAYSSGSFKTLQLHSSSYPILTESCQYSSIEGFPSTGKIETEPTELSDTCPALQDTKTTTFRSVMKRTAEMAINTGIFSMIYIMHYGTEAKKN, encoded by the exons ATGGTAACAAAAGCAGCAGCTATGTCTTTCTCGCAGTTTGGATACCCTTACAATGCAACTTCTCAG AACCCACAATATGATATCAAAGAGGGATCTGGAAGTCTTCATAGCACTATAACCCAACCTGCTGCCTACTATCCATATGAACACTCACTGGGACAGTACCAGTATGACAG GTATGGGACAGTTGAGTTTAATGGTTCAACACGGAGAAAGAACGCCACACGTGAGACAACGAGCACTCTTAAAACGTGGCTTTATGAACACCGGAAAAACCCATATCCTACAAAGGGTGAGAAGATCATGCTGGCCATCATCACCAAAATGACTCTCACACAAGTGTCAACCTGGTTTGCCAATGCTAGAAGGagattaaagaaagagaataaGATGACCTGGTCCCCCAAAAACAAAGCAGGGGATGACAGGAAAGAACACCTCAACAAGACTGACACTGACAGCATTACCAAAG ATTCCAAAGATTGTAAGGATGAGCAGGACCTGCAGTTCAGTGACCTGGATGAAATTGAGGACGAGGACAGTGACAAGCTGGACAGTGACTGTGAGAAATCGTGTCAGGATGACCTCCCGACTTCCTCCCCTCTAAAGAGAGACTGTAACCCTGACCTCCCTCGCCATTCTAACTTTGCATCTTTTTCCTGTGGCCTGAAGAATTTGGGGCTTGTAAACCCTGACTACCCGGATCCTCTGGGCTCTAAAACACAGCAGCAGCAGCCATCACCTCAGTCCACCTCCATAAGTACTGTGGCACTCTCTCACTTTGAGGCTTCAGAGAAGCCCCGGATCTGGTCACTGGCACGCACAGCTGCTGCAGGGGTTGTTTTAAGCACGCAGCATGGAGGAGATTTGCGGACTGGGCCTGCAGACTGTCAGATGCAGGGAGTCAGGTTGCCCACAGTCGGAGGAGGGCAGAGTGTTGACCTAATCAATACTGAAAGCCTTTACCAGGAAGGGCTGCAGGGGATACATAAGGCTTACAGTAGTGGAAGCTTCAAGACCCTCCAGTTACACTCTTCGTCCTATCCTATACTGACAGAATCCTGCCAGTACTCCTCAATAGAAG GCTTTCCCAGCACTGGGAAGATAGAGACAGAACCCACAGAGCTCAGTGACACATGTCCAGCACTGCAGGATACTAAGACCACTACATTCAGATCTGTGATGAAGAG GACTGCAGAAATGGCAATAAACACTGGGATATTTTCTATGATCTACATTATGCACTATGGAACGGAAGCAAAGAAGAACTAA
- the LOC127650023 gene encoding iroquois-class homeodomain protein IRX-6-like isoform X2 — MVTKAAAMSFSQFGYPYNATSQYFVSANTSTTCCDSISRSVTEGSSASQTAASFCCPSYENRLLASTRTELNAALGMYGSPYAAAAAAAGQNYANYFPYSADPSAFYSSLNPQYDIKEGSGSLHSTITQPAAYYPYEHSLGQYQYDRYGTVEFNGSTRRKNATRETTSTLKTWLYEHRKNPYPTKGEKIMLAIITKMTLTQVSTWFANARRRLKKENKMTWSPKNKAGDDRKEHLNKTDTDSITKDSKDCKDEQDLQFSDLDEIEDEDSDKLDSDCEKSCQDDLPTSSPLKRDCNPDLPRHSNFASFSCGLKNLGLVNPDYPDPLGSKTQQQQPSPQSTSISTVALSHFEASEKPRIWSLARTAAAGVVLSTQHGGDLRTGPADCQMQGVRLPTVGGGQSVDLINTESLYQEGLQGIHKAYSSGSFKTLQLHSSSYPILTESCQYSSIEGFPSTGKIETEPTELSDTCPALQDTKTTTFRSVMKR, encoded by the exons ATGGTAACAAAAGCAGCAGCTATGTCTTTCTCGCAGTTTGGATACCCTTACAATGCAACTTCTCAG TATTTCGTGTCGGCAAACACCAGTACGACTTGCTGCGATTCGATTTCCAGGTCTGTGACTGAAGGATCGAGCGCGTCTCAGACAGCAGCCTCCTTCTGCTGTCCCTCCTATGAGAACCGGCTGCTGGCGAGCACACGGACAGAGCTCAACGCCGCGCTCGGGATGTACGGCTCTCCATACGCAGCAGCTGCGGCCGCAGCCGGTCAGAACTACGCCAACTACTTTCCGTACAGCGCCGACCCCTCGGCTTTCTATTCAAGCTTG AACCCACAATATGATATCAAAGAGGGATCTGGAAGTCTTCATAGCACTATAACCCAACCTGCTGCCTACTATCCATATGAACACTCACTGGGACAGTACCAGTATGACAG GTATGGGACAGTTGAGTTTAATGGTTCAACACGGAGAAAGAACGCCACACGTGAGACAACGAGCACTCTTAAAACGTGGCTTTATGAACACCGGAAAAACCCATATCCTACAAAGGGTGAGAAGATCATGCTGGCCATCATCACCAAAATGACTCTCACACAAGTGTCAACCTGGTTTGCCAATGCTAGAAGGagattaaagaaagagaataaGATGACCTGGTCCCCCAAAAACAAAGCAGGGGATGACAGGAAAGAACACCTCAACAAGACTGACACTGACAGCATTACCAAAG ATTCCAAAGATTGTAAGGATGAGCAGGACCTGCAGTTCAGTGACCTGGATGAAATTGAGGACGAGGACAGTGACAAGCTGGACAGTGACTGTGAGAAATCGTGTCAGGATGACCTCCCGACTTCCTCCCCTCTAAAGAGAGACTGTAACCCTGACCTCCCTCGCCATTCTAACTTTGCATCTTTTTCCTGTGGCCTGAAGAATTTGGGGCTTGTAAACCCTGACTACCCGGATCCTCTGGGCTCTAAAACACAGCAGCAGCAGCCATCACCTCAGTCCACCTCCATAAGTACTGTGGCACTCTCTCACTTTGAGGCTTCAGAGAAGCCCCGGATCTGGTCACTGGCACGCACAGCTGCTGCAGGGGTTGTTTTAAGCACGCAGCATGGAGGAGATTTGCGGACTGGGCCTGCAGACTGTCAGATGCAGGGAGTCAGGTTGCCCACAGTCGGAGGAGGGCAGAGTGTTGACCTAATCAATACTGAAAGCCTTTACCAGGAAGGGCTGCAGGGGATACATAAGGCTTACAGTAGTGGAAGCTTCAAGACCCTCCAGTTACACTCTTCGTCCTATCCTATACTGACAGAATCCTGCCAGTACTCCTCAATAGAAG GCTTTCCCAGCACTGGGAAGATAGAGACAGAACCCACAGAGCTCAGTGACACATGTCCAGCACTGCAGGATACTAAGACCACTACATTCAGATCTGTGATGAAGAGGTGA